In Bombus affinis isolate iyBomAffi1 chromosome 11, iyBomAffi1.2, whole genome shotgun sequence, one genomic interval encodes:
- the LOC126921663 gene encoding zinc finger protein 271-like, giving the protein MKIVCAAKTCKYSSDNEDSTNVKFIHFPNSDTSKIWAHQCDRTDLLMKSNEELYSNYYICSHHIEDRYFINKTDPVIIDQHAIPTLFESDIIAGKDSKNVFDKNEQTEITDNVMLSYCDMDVEMDQYHEISIKFSNLCRICEEPCFDGIEIFSLKGIDLGLREKISLHLPIMVDMEDIMPQKLCINCYNKLEVAHSLVITSLRTDMRLKKFLNINAELNYDHKYSAIAKKCSLEIDEEMSMNETTDVTSAELSSSKMNEISMNQEVPKGFSDLENTNMQKDSFQNSIRKEVQSELNSFIASQNEEIKEDECTDRLTKNYSDNEILNNEIQCLYCKNIFKTQEMFENHKMLCDGGEIVVQKEKEANNNMNDKESNNIKIMNFQFITKTCNVCHANFETEKHFVEHKLSYCKFLQVKDYQITDKIIMNKEQRNNHKDSYNTNNPSMETNKKCGHCGLIYITKKELLNHIMDCHEGQLLFKCIMCDRSYEKWSSLDVHEATHRIDKPYLCDLCGKSFKHSNNLRGHKRTHLDDSKKKRHICDICGNAFRSRFHLGEHMNQHNGNKPYSCEKCGKAFYKRIQLRQHKLSHGLNKHVCPICGTAFNRKGNMNTHLKRHNSGNGIYTCSICTHTCKSMSELKLHRKKHTEQDTIESIEKKHNDKPTWKCKSCDRIFSTRAVLLNHERTHKEDKISIDCNICGKKLASKNSLVYHKKSIHSSERPYMCQYCEESFVSKESRLIHERIHTGERPYVCKICKMEYKCSSNLNQHIKIHSGIKPYICIYCNKSFTRRGTLNVHERIHTGEKPFACETCGRTFSQKNDMIKHTKTHNAKSLSCEQCNEVFARKKDILKHIALHEQNNSIIQEYVEIQQEIEPYSVDIACSEFE; this is encoded by the exons ATGAAGATAGTTTGCGCTGCCAAAACTTGTAAATACTCTTCGGATAATGAAGACTCGACAAATGTCAAATTCATTCACTTTCCGAACAGTGATAC TTCAAAAATATGGGCACATCAGTGTGATAGAACAGATCTTTTAATGAAATCTAATGAAGAATTATattcaaattattatatatgttcTCATCATATAGAAGATCGTTATTTCATAAATAAGACAGATCCTGTGATAATAGATCAACATGCTATTCCAACATTATTTGAATCAGATATTATTGCTGGAAAAGATTCAAAAAATGTCTTTGATAAAAATGAACAAACAGAAATAACTGATAATGTTATGTTATCATATTGTGATATGGATGTTGAAATGGATCAGTATCATGAAATCagtattaaattttcaaatttatgtaGAATATGTGAAGAACCATGTTTCGATggtatagaaatattttcactGAAAGGAATAGATCTAGGGCTaagagaaaaaataagtttACATTTACCAATCATGGTTGATATGGAAGATATAATGCCACAGAAATTGTGCATAAATTGCTATAATAAATTAGAAGTTGCACATTCGTTAGTTATAACATCTTTAAGAACAGACATGAGGTTGAAAAAATTTTTGAATATTAATGCAGAA CTAAATTATGATCATAAGTATAGTGCCATAGCAAAAAAGTGTTCCTTAGAAATAGATGAAGAAATGTCTATGAATGAAACAACTGATGTTACATCTGCAGAATTATCTTCTAGCAAAATGaatgaaatttctatgaatCAGGAAGTTCCTAAAGGATTTAGTGACTTGGAAAATACCAATATGCAAAAAGATAGTTTCCAAAATAGTATAAGAAAGGAAGTGCAATCTGAATTAAatagttttattgcatcacaaaatGAGGAAATTAAAGAAGATGAATGTACAGATAGACTAACAAAGAATTATTCagataatgaaatattaaataatgaaattcaatgcttatattgtaaaaatatctttaaaaCACAAGAGATGTTTGAAAATCACAAAATGTTGTGTGATGGCGGAGAAATAGTTGTACAGAAGGAAAAAGAAGCTAATAATAATATGAATGATAAAGAATCCAATAATATAAAGATAATGAACTTTCAATTTATAACAAAAACTTGTAATGTTTGTCATGCAAATTTTGAAACTGAGAAACACTTTGTTGAACATAAACTTTCGTATTGTAAATTTCTTCAAGTAAAAGATTATCAAATTACTGATAAAATAATTATGAACAAAGAACAACGCAATAATCATAAAGATTCCTACAATACCAATAATCCATCAATGGAAACCAATAAAAAATGTGGCCATTGTGGTTTGATTTATATTACTAAAAAGGAATTATTAAATCATATTATGGATTGTCATGAAGGTCAACTTctatttaaatgtatcatgtgtGATAGAAGCTATGAAAAGTGGTCTAGTTTAGATGTACATGAAGCCACTCATAGAATAGATAAACCTTATTTATGTGATTTATGTGGAAAAAGTTTTAAACATTCCAATAATTTAAGAGGTCATAAAAGAACTCATTTGGATGATTCAAAAAAGAAACGACACATTTGTGACATTTGTGGAAATGCATTTAGATCTAG ATTTCATTTGGGAGAACATATGAATCAACATAATGGAAATAAACCTTACTCCTGTGAAAAGTGTGGCAAAGCTTTTTACAAAAGAATACAACTAAGACAGCATAAACTTTCTCATGGTTTGAATAAACATGTCTGTCCAATTTGTGGCACAGCTTTCAATCGTAAAGGAAACATGAATACACATCTTAAACGTCATAACAGTGGAAATGGTATATATACATGTAGT ATATGTACACACACATGTAAATCAATGAGTGAACTAAAGTTACATAGAAAAAAACATACAGAACAAGATACTATAGAAAGCATAGAAAAAAAACATAACGATAAACCTACATGGAAATGTAAGAGTTGTGACCGAATATTTTCAACTCGAGCGGTATTATTAAATCATGAACGTACAcataaagaagataaaataagTATCGATTGTAATATTTGTGGGAAAAAATTAGCAAGCAAAAATTCTCTGGTGTACCATAAAAAATCCATTCATTCTTCGGAGAGACCATATATGTGTCAATATTGTGAAGAATCGTTTGTTTCCAAAGAATCACGTCTTATACACGAAAGAATACATACCGGAGAACGTCCTTACGTTTGCAAAATATGTAAAATGGAATACAAATGTTCAAGCAATCTTAATCAACACATAAAAATTCATTCTGGGATTAAgccttatatatgtatatattgtaataaaagTTTCACGCGTAGAGGAACGTTAAATGTGCATGAGAGAATACATACTGGAGAGAAACCATTTGCTTGCGAAACGTGTGGTAGGACATTTTCTCAAAAAAATGACATGATCAAGCACACTAAAACACATAATGCCAAATCGTTGTCTTGTGAACAATGTAATGAAGTTTTCGCAAGGAAGAAAGATATCTTAAAGCATATTGCTTTGCACGAACAAAATAATTCTATAATTCAGGAGTATGTAGAGATACAACAAGAAATAGAACCttacagtgtggatatagcaTGCTctgaatttgaataa
- the LOC126922329 gene encoding probable methyltransferase-like protein 15 homolog, whose amino-acid sequence MGTYRNYMKLLESWPLDNSKPGRDLAQHIRDQLKLAFAKGEASEVNREQCDRYYMKKINVIYCLHQKHWITIQKTKEDFLTVNFQDYSRILLRMKLISDIIHVYKYYGMKYLKKDIHYLFWTHNNTIDLKNNRKYSEIANKTDNTIKNIPHVPVMVKEVLHYLEPLPGKVFVDMTFGAGGHSTKILESSPDVKIFALDRDPVAYQYAQILSEKYPGQLIPLLGRFSELPQLLCKYKVNAHSIDGFLFDFGCSSMQFDIAERGFSVSKNGPLDMRMDGFRCPSEPTASEVLEQITESDLARVLRIYGNEKYAKKIARAIIEARYNFRSLKTTQELAQLIESVISGKRLDQLGRYIHCATKTFQALRIFINNELNEINYGIVIAGSYLKTNGRLITISFHSLEDTIVKRHMTGNITETVANVLPLKYLNYGKHYSSTEMEDFNKTPWKMLHKHIITPTLEEINANPRSHSAKFRAICKIA is encoded by the exons ATGGGTACATATagaaattatatgaaattattaGAATCATGGCCCTTGGATAATTCTAAACCTGGCAG aGACTTAGCTCAGCATATTCGTGATCAATTAAAACTTGCTTTTGCAAAGGGTGAAGCTAGTGAAGTAAATCGTGAACAATGTGACCGTTATTACATGA AAAAGATCAATGTAATTTATTGCTTACACCAGAAGCACTGGATTACTATTCAGAAGACAAAAGAGGATTTTTTAACGGTAAATTTTCAAGATTATTCAAGAATATTGTTAAGAATGAAGCTAATAAGTGATATAAttcatgtatataaatattatggcatgaaatatctaaaaaaggatatacattatttattttgGACACATAATAATACGATAGATTTAaagaataatagaaaatatagcGAAATAGCAAACAAAACTgataatactattaaaaatatACCTCATGTGCCAGTTATGGTTAAGGAAGTATTACATTATTTGGAGCCATTACCAGGAAAAGTTTTTGTGGATATGACATTTGGAGCTGGTGGTCATTCTACAAAAATTTTGGAATCTTCACctgatgtaaaaatatttgcattGGACAGAGACCCTGTTGCATATCAATATGCACAAATTTTGTCAGAGAAATATCCTGGACAATTAATACCTTTATTGGGGAGATTTTCTGAATTGCCACAGTTGCTTTGTAAATATAAGGTAAATGCACATAGCATAGATGGCTTCTTGTTTGATTTTGGTTGTTCATCTATGCAATTTGATATTGCTGAAAGAGGATTTTCAGTGTCAAAAAATGGACCTTTAGATATGAGAATGGATGGATTTAGATGCCCATCAGAACCTACAGCTAGTGAAGTTCTAGAGCAAATAACAGAATCAGACTTAGCTCGTGTGTTAAGAATTTATGGTAATGAAAAGTATGCTAAAAAAATTGCACGTGCCATTATAGAAGCTCGATATAATTTTAGAAGCTTAAAAACTACACAAGAATTAGCTCAACTTATTGAGTCTGTGATTTCTGGAAAAAGACTTGATCAACTTGGCAGATATATTCATTGTGCAACAAAAACATTTCAAGCAttaagaatttttataaataatgaaTTAAATGAGATTAACTATGGTATTGTTATTGCTGGGTCATATTTAAAGACGAATGGTCGTTTAATAACAATATCTTTTCATTCTCTGGAAGATACAATCGTTAAAAGGCATATGACAGGAAACATAACAGAAACTGTAGCTAATGTGTTACCattaaagtatttaaattatGGTAAACATTATAGTTCAACTGAAATGGAAGATTTTAATAAAACACCTTGGAAAATGTTGCATAAACATATAATAACACCTACACTGGAAGAAATAAATGCAAATCCAAGATCACATTCTGCAAAATTTCGAGCTATCTGTAAAATAGCTTAA